In Vibrio lentus, the genomic stretch CCCAAAAGAATAAAGAGCGTTTCCAATAAAGGTCAATTTCAAAATTACGAGTCTCAATTGCGATTTTATAGGCCGCAAGTGTTGTTAGCTTTTCTTCCATTCCACTCACTTCTTCTCCATCACTAACGCAACTCTACCCACAACCCTCACTTCATCTTCTTCGACTGTTAGAGTCGAGCCGTTAAAGCTGATCGCTAGCTTCTTGCCTGGCAAACGCTGAATGTCGTTTAGCGATAGTAGGCCGTCCATATCTACTAAGTATGTGCCGCTTACTGCTTGGTGAATTTCTTTATCGATAATGAATGTAGTCCCATCGTGCTCGATGCCCATTACATTCAGAACCCCAAGTTTGTCTAAGTAGCTTTTATCAAAAGCTAGCGTTTCATTGCCAACAAGCTTGCCGTTTGAAAGTGAAAAGAGATCAACATCGAAGAGTCTTTTTACTTCGTTTTTCTTGGATGTATGGGTTTTCTTGTCATCAAACGGTTCACCTTCTCCCAAGGCTAGATATTTGATAGAAGCTCCAGTCCTCAAATGAAGTCTCACAATCACTTCGTAAGGGGTCAATCCTCTCTGGTGCCAAGTCGATATCGTGCCTTTTGACACACCTAAGCACTCACCAAGCGACTTAAAGTCACTTGTTTTTGTGACGATCTTCATCCTTTCTGTTACATCTCTACCGCCAATGTACTCAAAAGAGGGTGTTTGTTCTTGGTATTCACTCATAAAAAGTCTACATTTTCACTCAACGGTTAACCGCGAGGTGCAACTCGCTAGTCCGGTACAACACATTCAATAACATAATAGGATATCACTATGCTCTCATATC encodes the following:
- a CDS encoding phage repressor protein CI, which gives rise to MSEYQEQTPSFEYIGGRDVTERMKIVTKTSDFKSLGECLGVSKGTISTWHQRGLTPYEVIVRLHLRTGASIKYLALGEGEPFDDKKTHTSKKNEVKRLFDVDLFSLSNGKLVGNETLAFDKSYLDKLGVLNVMGIEHDGTTFIIDKEIHQAVSGTYLVDMDGLLSLNDIQRLPGKKLAISFNGSTLTVEEDEVRVVGRVALVMEKK